In the genome of Massilia sp. UMI-21, the window TGCATGCCATCGACCCTGCCGAGCAACTGCGCGAGCTGTTCGCGCGCCTGCGCCTGGGCGCGGCGATGCGGCCGTTCACACTGTGCCTGCACTGCAACCTGCCGCTGCGTCCGGTTGCGAAAGCCGAGGTGCTGGCGCGCCTGCCGCCGCGCGTGGCCGCCACCCACACCGCATTCACCACCTGCGACGCCTGCGGCCGGGTGTACTGGAAGGGCTCGCACCATGCGCGCATGTGCGCCATGCTGGAGGGCGTGGCGGCTGCGCCGGCTGATGTAGAATTGCCGCCGACCCCTGACTCCCTGGCGTGACAGCGTGAGCGAACCCCTTTCGCCGTTTCCTTTTCCGATTCGCACCGAGTGCCCCCCGGGCGCCTGCGTGTGCGAGCGCGAGCGTGTCATGGCCGACCCGCAGGCCGACCACCGGCCGCTCGCGCTGACCCGCCAGCAGGAGCAGAAGCTGGTCGAGCGCATCGCGCGCATCGACAGCTACGAAGACCTGCGGCACGTGCAGGCGCTGATCCGCAAGAACCTGGGCACCGAACTACGCGTCGAGCCGGGCCCGAACGAGGTGCGCACGGTGCGCGGCATCATCGTGGTGCTGGAAGAGAAACCGGGCCTGTGCAAGAAGGCGCGCCAGTCGGTGCCGGCCGCGCTGCGCCGCCGCCTGGGCGAGCGGCCCGAGATTGCCTATGCGCTGCTGGACGCGCACGACCTGTTCGGTTCGCGCTAGACGGCGGCACTGCGCGCGCGTTTCGCTTAACTCTTATACAATGTGGTCGAGGCGGCAACAGCCGCGTGTTTCGTTTCGGGAGAACAGCAATGTCCGGCTACAGCATCAACATCGAACAGAAGACCCTCGAGGGCAACAATTTCCGCGAAGTGCTTTACACCACCGCCCGCAGCCAGCTCGTCATCATGACCCTGCAGCCGGGCGAGGAAATCGGCATGGAACACCACGAAGGCCATGACCAGTTCATCCGTGTCGAAGCGGGCGAGGGCGTGGCCATCCTGGACGGCGAAGAACACAAGCTGGAAGACGGGGTCGCGGTCGTGATCCCGGCCGGCACCGAGCACAACGTCATCAATACCTCGCAGTCCGAGCCGATGCGCCTGTACACCCTGTACACCCCGCCGGAACATCCGGACGGCATCGTCCACGCCACCAAGGCCGAGGCCGACGAGTACGAGAAGCAGCACCACGGCCACTGATCCGCGCCAGCCCGGCGACGGGTGTAAAAAAGGCCGGCAGCGATGCCGGCCTCGTCGTTTTCGCCGCGGGCGGCCTAGCGACGGTGGCGATACGGAAAGCGTGTGCCGACATGGCCTCCCCAGCCGCGGTGGTGGCCCCAGCCGCGCCCGAAGTTGAAGCCCAGCCCGATCGAGACCGGCGGGTAGTAGTAGCGTGGCTGGTACACCGGTTCCTGCACATAGACCGGTGGCGGTCCATACACCGGCTGCTGCACATATACCGGGCGTTGCTGCACCACCACCGGCGCCGCGCTGTAGGTGGTGGCGCCGGCCGAGCCGTCGGCGGCGGCGCGCGCGCCGGTACCGAGCGGCACCGGCGTTACCGATACCACCTGCCACTGGCCCTGGTCGCCCGAGCCGGGATAGGCCTGGCTGCCGTAATAGTTCGGCCCCGGCGCTGCGCAGCCGGCCAGCATGGCCAGCGATGCGGTCACAATGATAAGTTTCTTCATGGCGCTCCTCCTGATTCAAGCATCATAAGAAAACCTGGTCCACGTGCCGCAGGGTATTACAGCTTGTTACAGTCCTTCAGCCCGACAAGGCCCCAGGTCTCGTGGATGCGTGGCCTTGACGCCATCCGCGCGGGCACCGTCTGGACGAGCTATCCGACAATCGGGTGTGACAGCCGTAGCGGGCTGCGCCCGCCAATGGGTGTTCAGGTAGCTGCGCAAGGGATGTTCGACCAGGTGAAAAGCGGCGTATCCGGCGCCCAGGGACAGCATCAGTCCAAGGCCAGGGTGCAACCCATGATGGCGGTAAAGCTGATAAAACGGCTGTTGCCAGAGATATAGGGAGAACGAATACAGTCCCAGTTTTCGCAGCCACACGAGTTCGAAGAAGCGAGCGAACCGGGTCACGGCATACTGCATCGTATTGATCGATATCGCCAGGGCTCCCCACCCGATACCGATTTTCACCGCAGCGGGGATGCTCCACCAGTGACACCCGATACCGACGGCCAGGGCGAGCGGCGCAATCCATTCGTTCTCGAGGCGGATGCGCCGGTGCGCGGACAAGAGCATCAGGAATCCTGAAGCGAATATGCCGAACGAGGCTACCTCCGTTCTCAAGGTGAAATGGGACGAGCCCTCGTCGAAGAAAATCGCATAGATGGCGATGGATGCAAGGCTGAACGCAAGAATCAGCCCGACAGCGGCAATTCCCCTGCCGCCTTTCGATCTGCACCAAAGCGCTGCCAGGGACAGGATCACGTACGAGTGTTCTTCGACACTCAGGGACCAGATGTGCCCGAATGGCATGGTCCAGTGGTCCGTCACGAAATAGTTGTTGGTGAAAGTGAGAGCCGTCAGCAACTCAGCAGCGTCGAATTCCAGGCCCATTGCAAGATACAGACCTGTCACCGCAGTCAGGTAAACGGCCACCGAGGGGAAGACCCGGGCGATGCGTCTGCGATAAAACACGCCGATATTCATGTTCTGAAGGAACAGCACTCGGCTCATCAATAGTCCGGACAGGACGAAAAACAGCGCAACGCCGATCGTCCCCAAATTCATGCCGGGAATCGGGAAAAAGTGCCCGGCCAACAGACAGGCGATGGCCAGTCCGCGCCAGCCGTCTAGGTAAGGAATATGCCGTGTCATAGTTCTCCTGAAGAGCCGAGCATTTTAATGAGAAAACGTCTCTGGCGGAACCGACTTCTGGCGCGGCGTCTGTGTCGCGCTCGCACGGCAATGCGCAAGCGCATCCGGTTTCCGGATGTTCCAAGCGGCTGTGGAGTCGTTCAAACCTGGCCACGACCGTCGCATGGGGGGGCCTTGCCCCCTGCCGCCAGTCCGGCTCGACGATCCAGTTCAAAGAGGCAGCGTCGACTCGGTTTTGCCAGGCGGCATGGCAGGCCATCGCGGCCTGCCGGGGTTCAGAGTCCGTCAGACATATGGGTCGCGCAGCTTCGCCGACCCGGCGCCTAGACCAGCAGCGCGCTCAGTTCTCCCAGCGGAACCGCTTGCGCCAGCGCCTGGTAACCCGCATCGTTCGGATGCAGCCAGTCCCGGCTGTTATAGGCCGGGTTGATCCGCGTCGGCGAGGCCGGGTCGCGCAGCACCCGGTCCCAGTCGATCAGCGCATCGAACTCGTCCGCGGTGCGCAGCCAGTTGTTGGTGGCCTGGCGGACCGATTCGCGCGCCGCCGTGTAATACACGAAGCCCGCCATCGGCGGCAGCGTCGCGCCCAGCACCGGGATGCCGCGGCCATGCGCCCGCGCGATCAGCTGGCGGTAGCCGGCCACCAGGTCGTCGCGCATGTCGCTCAGCGTGGCGCCGGACGCGTACACGATGTCGTTGATGCCGATCGCCACGATCACGGCGCGGATGCCTGGCGTCGCCAGCACGTCGCGGTCGAAGCGTTCCAGCACGTCGCGGCCGGCCAGCAGGGCATTGGCGTCGTCCAGCAGAAGACGGTTGCCGGCGATGCCGCGGTTGACGACGCCGATGCGGCCAGCCGTACCCAGTTCGGCCTGCAGCCGGCGCGCCAGATAGTCCGGCCAGCGCCGGTTCTGGTTCCCGGTGCTGCCCTGGCCGTCGGTGAGCGAGTCGCCGATGACGACCACGCAGGGCGCGCCACCGTCGACGTCCACTTCGCTCAGGAAAGGCCAGGAGGCGATGCTGCGCGACAGGCTGAACGTGGTATTCGCCGTGAAGTTGCCCGAGGTCGACACGTAGTTGGTCTGCCAGGAATCGCGGTGGATCGTGGTGGCCGTGGCGGTGCCCGGGAAATACAGGCTGATCGCCAGGTCGGCGAAGGGCGGCACCTGGAAGTACACCGGGTCCGACACGGTCGGCGAGCCTGGCTGGATCGTGACCGAACTGCGTCCGCCGAAGCTCAGCGCGTGGCTGGAGCCGGCCACGACGGCCTGGCCGCTGCTGCGCAGGCCCACCTGGGCCGACCCGATGACCAGCGGCGTGCTGCCCATCTCGTTGGTCAGGCGCACGCGTACGCGATTGCCGCCGATGCTGGTACGCACGATCATGCGCAGCGTCTGTCCGCCCAAACTCATGGTGCCGGCCGCGGGCGGCGGCCCGGCCGGGGCGCAGCCCCAGGTCGCGCACCAGCCCTCGCCGCGCCATGACTGGGCGGAGGCGGCGTGCGGCGCCAGGGCGAGCGCGCCGGCGAGGGCGGGAAGTCCGCGCAGGAAGCGCCGCCGACCCCGGGTGGGTACTGCGACTTTGCTCGTTAGATCATGAGAAGGGGAAAGGGGCGGGTGCGACGTGCGGAAGGCCGGAATAGACATGGCATGCTCCTGTCGATGAGGTGCAGCCGCGGCGCGGCCGCAGCATCAACCATAGACCAGCCGCGCTGCTCATCCAATCGTGCGTGTCACGGCTTTTGCGCTGCGTCGCACTTCAGCACCGAACTTTTGGAACAGATGAAACTTTGGGAAAAATTGATGGTTCGCCCGAGCATCAAATTTCGCATAGCGCCCGTCAATCCAGGCGCGGCGCTGTGCATTGTGCTTTCAAACACGGGCGCAGCAACAAGTTACTGGAGGATATTGAGCAAGCCATCGAGGCCGGAGAAATTCAGCGCCACCGACGCCTGGGCGCGCACCACCGGCTTGGCGCGGAAGGCCACCGACAGGCCGGCGATGCCCATCATCCGCAGGTCGTTGGCGCCGTCGCCCATCACGATGGCCTGGCGCGGTGCGAGGCCGAATTGCGCGCACACACGCTCCACGGTGCGCCTCTTTTCTTCCGCGTCGACAATGCCGCCCAGCACGCGGCCGGTCAGCTTGCCGTTCGCCACTTCCAGCAGGTTGGCGTGGGTGACGTCGAGCGACAGGCGCTGTTGCAGGCGCTCGGTGAAGAAGCTGAAGCCGCCCGATACCAGCAGCGTCTTCAGGCCGGCCGCCTGCACCGCTTGCAGCATCGCCTCGCCGCCCGGCGAGATGCGCAGGCGTTCGTCGTAGACGCGCTGCAGGGCGCCGGCGTCGAGCCCTTCGAGCAGGGCCACGCGGCGCGTCAGGCTGGCGGCGAAATCGAGTTCGCCGCGCATGGCGGCCTCGGTGATCTCGGCCACCTGGGGCTTCAGGCCCTGCATGTCGGCGATCTCGTCGATGCATTCGATGGTGATCAGGGTCGAGTCCATGTCCATCGCCACCAGGCCGAAGTCACGCAGCGTGCGGCCGGCCTCGATGAAGCAGGCATCGACTTGCGCGTCGAAAGCGGCGGCATCGATGCGGGCCTTCAGTTCGGCCGAGAACGGCACATCCTCGCAGCGCAGGGCGTGGTGGCCGAGGCGCACCACGCGGGCGGCGCCGGCGAGCGCGGCGAGTCGATCGAGCGAATCAAGCGAGGCCTGCGGCCCCTGGAGCACCAGGTTCATGGACATGGGTGAAGGCTCAAGCGAGCAGTAGTTTGATGGTCTGTTTCAGCTGCGTCACGCGCGCCGCCAGGTCGGGCATGCTGGCGCTGATGCGCAGCTTGTCCTGGCCGGCCAGCTTGATGTGGCGGTTCTTCTGGATCAGGGTGATGATCTTGATCGGGTCGATCGGCGGCTTTTCCATGAACTGCAGGTTGGCCGCCTCGTCATGCGCGTCGATCTTGACGATGCCGACCGACTTGGCGGCAATGCGCAGGCGGTGGGTCTCGATCAGCGCCTTCACCGGCTCGGTGGGCTTGCCGAAGCGGTCGATCAGTTCTTCCTGCATGGCGTCGATCTT includes:
- a CDS encoding cupin domain-containing protein, whose protein sequence is MSGYSINIEQKTLEGNNFREVLYTTARSQLVIMTLQPGEEIGMEHHEGHDQFIRVEAGEGVAILDGEEHKLEDGVAVVIPAGTEHNVINTSQSEPMRLYTLYTPPEHPDGIVHATKAEADEYEKQHHGH
- a CDS encoding acyltransferase, whose translation is MTRHIPYLDGWRGLAIACLLAGHFFPIPGMNLGTIGVALFFVLSGLLMSRVLFLQNMNIGVFYRRRIARVFPSVAVYLTAVTGLYLAMGLEFDAAELLTALTFTNNYFVTDHWTMPFGHIWSLSVEEHSYVILSLAALWCRSKGGRGIAAVGLILAFSLASIAIYAIFFDEGSSHFTLRTEVASFGIFASGFLMLLSAHRRIRLENEWIAPLALAVGIGCHWWSIPAAVKIGIGWGALAISINTMQYAVTRFARFFELVWLRKLGLYSFSLYLWQQPFYQLYRHHGLHPGLGLMLSLGAGYAAFHLVEHPLRSYLNTHWRAQPATAVTPDCRIARPDGARADGVKATHPRDLGPCRAEGL
- a CDS encoding SGNH/GDSL hydrolase family protein, which codes for MSIPAFRTSHPPLSPSHDLTSKVAVPTRGRRRFLRGLPALAGALALAPHAASAQSWRGEGWCATWGCAPAGPPPAAGTMSLGGQTLRMIVRTSIGGNRVRVRLTNEMGSTPLVIGSAQVGLRSSGQAVVAGSSHALSFGGRSSVTIQPGSPTVSDPVYFQVPPFADLAISLYFPGTATATTIHRDSWQTNYVSTSGNFTANTTFSLSRSIASWPFLSEVDVDGGAPCVVVIGDSLTDGQGSTGNQNRRWPDYLARRLQAELGTAGRIGVVNRGIAGNRLLLDDANALLAGRDVLERFDRDVLATPGIRAVIVAIGINDIVYASGATLSDMRDDLVAGYRQLIARAHGRGIPVLGATLPPMAGFVYYTAARESVRQATNNWLRTADEFDALIDWDRVLRDPASPTRINPAYNSRDWLHPNDAGYQALAQAVPLGELSALLV
- the serB gene encoding phosphoserine phosphatase SerB, with amino-acid sequence MNLVLQGPQASLDSLDRLAALAGAARVVRLGHHALRCEDVPFSAELKARIDAAAFDAQVDACFIEAGRTLRDFGLVAMDMDSTLITIECIDEIADMQGLKPQVAEITEAAMRGELDFAASLTRRVALLEGLDAGALQRVYDERLRISPGGEAMLQAVQAAGLKTLLVSGGFSFFTERLQQRLSLDVTHANLLEVANGKLTGRVLGGIVDAEEKRRTVERVCAQFGLAPRQAIVMGDGANDLRMMGIAGLSVAFRAKPVVRAQASVALNFSGLDGLLNILQ